The genomic interval GTGAACTTCATTGCCCGCCACTACGAAGACGCCGTGCGCTGCTCCAATAGCGGCCGCGCCATGGCCGAGGCGCCGCCCGAATACATGCCACGCCTTCTCGTTCATCGCGTCCACGCGCTGGCCCGCCTCAACCGCGGGACGGAGGCACGCACAGCGTTGCAAGAGCTGCGCGCAATCGCCGCCGAACGTGGCGACCCGGGCCTGACCGAACGTCTAGACATTATCGAGCCGGAAGTTCTCGCCGCCGAAGGTCGCTACGAAGAAGCCTTCACCATGCTCCGCGACGCTCACGAGAGCGCCGAGACGAACTTGATGTCGCGCTTCAACAACGGCGTGCGCGAACTGCGCGCCACCATGGAAAGCGAAGTCGCCGACGCCGAGCAGCGCGCGCAATCCGAGTCGATGCGCTCCGAGCTGCAGGCCCGCACGCTTGAGAAGATGACGCTGGCAACGCTGCTTGCCGGCGCCTGCCTGATCGGCCTTGGCGCTGTCGCCGTGCTGATCTATCGCAGCCGCCGCAACATGCTGCGCGCTGTCGGCCGCGCCGAAGAGATCCTCGCCCGCCGCGGCCAACCCGTCATGGAAGCCGCCAACGATACACCGACGAAGAAGGTCGGCCCGACGCAGCGCTTGCGCACCATCCTCGACGAAATCGAGCACCGTGACGTGGAGCTGAAACGCGCGTTCGAGGAACTTGAGAAAGCACGTGTCGCCGCCGAACAAGCCAGCATCGCGAAGTCGCAATTCCTGGCCACCATGAGCCACGAACTGCGCACGCCGCTCAACGCGATTATTGGTTACGGCGAAATGCTCAAGGAGAACGCGGAAGATCGCGGCGACGAACAAGATGGCGCCGACCTGATGCGCATCCACGGCGCGGCGCATCGATTACTCGCGCTGATCAACGACGTGCTCGATCTCTCCAAGATCGAAGCCGGAGGCACGGATGTCTCGCTGGAGCCCGTCGATCTCGATGCCCTGCTCCACGAAGCCGCAGAAACAGTACGCCCGGCCGCAGCTGCCAATGGCGCAGAGATCGTCGTCGAAACGCCGGCGCCGCTTGGCGTCGTGGAGACGGACGGCTTCAAGCTCAGCCAGTGCTTGCTAAACCTCGCCTCGAACGCTGCGAAGTTCACCAGGGACGGTCAGATCAAGTTGAGCGGGCGCCGCGAAAGCGAAGCCGGCGCAGAGTGGTTGGTGTTCGACGTCATCGATACCGGCATCGGCATCTCGCCCGAAGCACTCGGACGCTTGTTCCAGCCATTCGTTCAGGCCGACGCATCCACCACGCGCGCCTACGGCGGCACCGGTCTGGGTCTCGCGATCACGCGGCGCCTCGCCCGCATGCTGGGCGGAGACGTGACAGTGGTCAGCGTTGTCGGCCAAGGCTCGACGTTCACACTGCGCGTGCCCGCGCTCGCACTCGCGGAACAAGATCAAGCGCGCAGCGCGGCTTAATCGGGTTCCGAACGCAACTCCCTGCTCGCGCGCGCGTTGTCGCGCCAAAGCATGAGGAGTTCGCCATGCGTAAAGTGTTCGCCGCCGCCGTCCTGGTCGGCGCAGTGTCTCTTGGCTCAATCGCGCTCGCGCAGGTTAAACCGCTTGGGCCAGACGGCCAATACCAGCCGAGTCTCACTACCCAGCAAACGATGACCGCCGATCCCGCCATGACCGAGCCGGTGGATGCAGCGCCACAGGACGCGCGTTCGATCGCCAGCGACCAGGAAGTCGGCGAAGCGCGCCGCGCGTACCGCGCCGCTTGCGACCGCTACGAATCCACCAGCTTCTGCGAATGCGTGACCGCAGGCGTCGCCCAGGCGCTGCATCCGTCTGAAGTGCGCATCGCCGCCCGCACCATCGGCGACCGCATTACCGCGCAAGGTGATGCCGCGATAAGCTCTGAGACCGACAGCACCGCTGGCCTCCAAAGTTCAGCAGCGCGCATCGAGCAAGTCGAAGGCCACTACGCCGACGCCTGCGCACAGTTCCGCGGCTAGCCTTCGTCGGCCACGGCCGCGGCAATATCATCCTCGCGCGTGCGCCCGCGCGCGAGGATTGATGTTGCCGCCAAATCACCGGTGACATTGCCGAGCGTGCGGAAGATGTCGGGGAACACTTCGACCGCAATCAGAATGCCCAGAACTTCCGTCGGCACGCCGAGCGCCAAACAGATTGGCGCGATGGAGGCGATGAACGACACCTGCCCGGGCAAGCCCACCGACGCGACACTCATCGCGTAGGCCACAAACACGCCGCCTGCGATCTGC from Terricaulis silvestris carries:
- a CDS encoding ATP-binding protein, which codes for MRALGIRALVASACAIAAFSSTAFAQQAPETPQQPPEWVVRGEALARRIDAENLLITPENRHSREADARRLSGEARLQVLYDLAADDYVASDVEASRSSMAMLESEARAQNNARFTAMSNILRAYGPALDGDYVASRQNLEQALRNVQDPFVRAAGSRLLAYSFTDLGLFGNSLEAARAGLVHLPDSPATTTLRSGLHDAMAYNAVRVGDYETALQHLERTVELDTSVGRPVDGAVIVNNLAGMFALAGSTEEALRLVTIHESLVQRTGQPNLQFFGYLICARVNFIARHYEDAVRCSNSGRAMAEAPPEYMPRLLVHRVHALARLNRGTEARTALQELRAIAAERGDPGLTERLDIIEPEVLAAEGRYEEAFTMLRDAHESAETNLMSRFNNGVRELRATMESEVADAEQRAQSESMRSELQARTLEKMTLATLLAGACLIGLGAVAVLIYRSRRNMLRAVGRAEEILARRGQPVMEAANDTPTKKVGPTQRLRTILDEIEHRDVELKRAFEELEKARVAAEQASIAKSQFLATMSHELRTPLNAIIGYGEMLKENAEDRGDEQDGADLMRIHGAAHRLLALINDVLDLSKIEAGGTDVSLEPVDLDALLHEAAETVRPAAAANGAEIVVETPAPLGVVETDGFKLSQCLLNLASNAAKFTRDGQIKLSGRRESEAGAEWLVFDVIDTGIGISPEALGRLFQPFVQADASTTRAYGGTGLGLAITRRLARMLGGDVTVVSVVGQGSTFTLRVPALALAEQDQARSAA